ACTGTCAGTGGGTTGAGATTCCTGTATTAGAATAATGTATTCAATATGATGAAAATGGTTGATATAGATGAATGATATGGATTTCCTGAACCAAGCTGTACAACTTGCCAAAGCAAATATTGAGCAAGGTGGTCGTCCATTTGGTGCTGTCATTGTGAAAAATGATGTTGTCGTCAGCACAGGGGTAAATCAAATTTTGACTACAGGTGATCCAACCTCACACGCAGAACTTAATGCGTTGCGTCAGGCTGCACAAAATCTAAAAAGTATATCGCTGAAAGACTGCGTGGTTTATGCGAGCGGACAACCATGTCCAATGTGTTTGGCTGCATTACGGATGGCAGGTATCGAAAAAGTTGTCTATGCCTATTCTAATACTGATGCCGAACCTTTTGGTTTATCTACAGCGAAGATTGCGGAAATTTTAAGAGATGCTCCGCATGAGCAACAAGGCTTATCTTATACTCAAAGACAAGTGAATCTGCCTTTTCATTTATATCAGCTTTGGCAAGATGCTCAAAATTAGTTGGCTTTAAAGAAAAATAAAACCCCATAAATTGTGTTTAACTTATGGGGATATAAAATAAAGGTTCTATATAACTAAATTAGGGTTTGTTAAAACCTTTTTTTAAACCAAACGGTTTACGTTGTGAAAATTTATTTTCATCACGGTTTTGGCTGTTAAAGTTATTACTATTGCGGTCGCGATTACCTTCAAAACGTGCAGGTGCAGGACGTTCAGAGCGGAAATCATTGCGATCACGGTTACCGTAACCAGCACGATCTTGACGATTGTCCTGACGGTGATGGTTGTTATGACCTTGCTCATCATCACTATCACGGCGTTGTTGACGTAGATAACCACCACGGCGTGCAGCCATTGGTTTGTCTTGCATACGTTCGTTACGGCGTTTTGCCATACCAAATAAACCCGTACCTTGACGCGGTTTTAACTCAACAATTTTCGCTAAGTTATCGATGTCTTGTTTATCTAATTCTACCCAACGACCTGTACGTAGCTCACGTGGTAAAATCACGGTACCATAACGTGTACGTAATAAGCGGCTGACTTTTAGACCTTGTGATTCAAAAATACGACGTACCTCACGGTTACGACCTTCTTTCACCACCACTTGATACCAACGGTTGATCCCTTCGCCACCAATTTCAGTAAATGATTCAAATTTCGCAGGACCGTCATCTAAAACCACACCATTTAGCATGTTTTTACGTAATTCAGGCGTTACTTCACCCATCACACGTACAGCATATTCACGTTCAATTTCATTTGAAGGGTGCATCAAACGGTTTGCAAGTTCACCATCATTGGTAAATAACAATAGACCTGTTGAGTTAATGTCCAAACGACCAACCATAACCCAACGATCATTGGCAATTGGCGGTAGGTGTTCAAATACAGTAGGTCGTGATTCCGGGTCGTTACGTGAACAAATTTCGCCTTCTGGTTTGTAATAAATCAACACGCGACGACGAATTTCATCTTCAATTTGGAACTGAACTTTACGACCATCAATGCGAAGCTCATCGGTTGGTTCGATACGTTCACCCACTTGAGCAACTTGACCGTTGACACTCACACGACCAGCAGCAATGACTTCTTCCATATAACGGCGGGAGCCTAATCCTACTCGTGCGAGTACCTTTTGCAACTTTTCACTCATGACAGCATAACCTTAGAAATAATAATCAACAGTGTACCTATTCACGACTTTGGTGCTTGCGCATCCAATGCCATAAAAGCTTCCTTGGCATCCTGTAGGGGAGGCAATTGATCTAAAGACGCTAGACCAAAAGCATTTAAAAATTGTGGCGTTGTAACTAACAACGCAGGTCTTCCTGGGAGTTCGCGAAAACCAGATTCTTTAATCCAGTTCCATTCAAATAAAGTACGGAGTAGCTGACTATTATTTGTCACTCCACGAATTTGCTCAATATCAGCTCGGGTTACGGGCTGATGATAAGCAATCACTGAAATAGTTTCTAACAGTGACGGGGATAATTTAGTTGGACGTTCAGGCCAAACTTGACTAATGATATTGCGATATTTGGCACGGACTTGAAAACGAAAGCCCTGTGCAACTTCGACCAATTCAATTGAACGACCGTGTTGTAAAACTGACAATTGCTGTAAATAATTTTGCAACTGTTGTTTCGAATATTGATTTTGAAATGCTTCTTTTAAGCGAGCAATAGAAACAGGTGCATCACTAGCAAAAATGATGGCTTCTATTTGCATTAAAACTTCATGATGCAACTCATCAACATTGAATACATTATTTTGATCTATGGTCATGCGGCAGCTCCTTGAATTGCAAGCGGCGCATCAAGTCCAGTAGAAATAATCTGTATTTTTTGTTGACGGGTGAGTTCTAATACTGCCATAAACGTAACAACCATGCCCATACGACCTTGGGTGGGCAGAAGCAGACTTTCAAAGCTTAAAACCTGTCCAGAGGTGATCATATTTTCAATATATGCAATACGTTCCCCAAGCAAAACAGGCTCATGTTCAATCTTATGAATGACGGGTTCAGGACGATTAAAAATGCAATATAAAGCGTCACGCAGCATTTCAGCTGTATAGCCTTCATATACAGTTGCTGTTTGCCCAAGAGAAACATGGGTAGGGAAAATATCACGTTCAAACACAGGCATTTGCCCTAAACGTTCGGCAGCTTGTTTAATTCTTAAATAGGTTTCTAATCGATCAATCAACGCTTGTTTAGGGTCTTTTTCTAGCGTAACTGATTTTGGTTTTGGCAATAATAAACGAGATTTTAAATCTGCTAACAGTGCAGCCATCACCATATAATCGGCAGTGAGCTCGATATTTAAAGATTTCATGCTATCCATATAGGACAGATACTGACTTGCAATGGGTGCAATGTCTAATTGAAGTAAATCAAAACCATTTTTTTGAATCAGGTAAATCAGGAAGTCGAGTGGCCCTTCGAAATGATCAAGCAAAATTTCGAATGCAGCAGGTGGAATGTATAAATCCTCAGGGATCGAATCTTGCCACTCATCGAGTACTCGAATTTGTGGAATGCTTTCCATTGAGTTATGGACTGATTGAGTCATTACCGTTTTTAGCCACGCGAATTTTCAAAGGCATGTTAGGCGATTCGGGAGATCACTTTTCAAGAATAGGAGAGGTGAAGTGATAGTCGAATTGCATTGAATATAGAAGTGCTTATATTCTAAATTAAAATGCGATGGGAATAAATTGTTATTATGCAGAAATGTGAAAAAAACCTGAAAATAAATAGGGAATATTTTCTTGCGTGATAATGGTCAGTTTTTTGTCTAACAAATAAGCGGTGTTTTACTAGAGAAAATAGCAAAAAACAGGCATATTATTCTTTCATGTCTGACTATAAATACTCAAAATGCTGACTTATCAAAAATACCAAATTAATGAATTTGGGCAAAAAATTGGTAAAACTGTGGTGCGAGAAAAGCCAAAAAAAATTCAAGAAGATATTCTAGTAGGAAACTATGTGCGCTTATTTCCTATTCACAATGACATTTTACAAACATCTGCTTTTTCAGCGCTTTGGAAAGCTATAGAAAGCGAACCAGATCACGCTTGTTGGACATATTTGCCGTACTCAAGATTTAGTTTTCAAGTCCAGTTAGAACAAGCATTGAAAAAAAATTTTGGTTTTACAGAGGCAAGACATTTTTTGATTGAAGTTGACGGAAAGATTTTAGGTTGGATTGCATTGATGAATGAACGTTCTGAACATGCAGTCATTGAGATTGGTAATGTATATTTTTCACATCAAATGAAACGTAGTGCTGCTGCAACTGAAACGATCTATTTATTATTAAAAGCGTGTTTTGAGCAAGGATTTAGACGTGTTGAGTGGAAATGTGATGACTTAAATGAACCCTCAAGACAAGCAGCATTACGTTTTGGCTTTCAATTTGAGGGAATTTTTCGTCAAGATCGTATTTCTAAAGGCAATAATCGTAATACGGCTTGGTTTTCGATGCTTGATGAGGAATGGCAAAGTATTCAAAAAGCTTATGAAAATTGGCTCAATCCTGAAAATTTTGATGCAAAAGGTCAGCAAAAAAAGCGTTTGCAAACTAGAGAATGATCTAGATCTTTAGATTTAAAGCATCTTAAATTTCATAACAAATTAAAGTGAGCATAAATTTAGATCATCTTGCATAATGATATGGGCTGAAAAAGCAGGAGGCTTCCATTTGAGCCGCTTCTAAAACATTCAATTTTTTATTTGAAGACAATATTTTTTCATCCTAAATAACCTTAGTATTTGAGTGTAAACACTAAGGTTGTTCAGTGTAAATCATTGTATCTTCAGGAAAGTCTTGAATATCAGCTAAGATTAAAACGGCTCAGATCAAAACAAAGTCATAGACTTACTATTTCTTAAAACAGCTTATTCAAAAGCACTGACATCCCCCACACCACGACGGATGATTTCAGGATTTGCCCCTGATAAATCAACAATACTGGTTGTGGTTAGTGTCCCTAAACCACTGTCAATAAAAACATCTATACGCTTTTCGAGCTGTTGTTCAATATCAAAAGGATCATCCAAAGGTTGATCCTGATTTGGTAAAATCAAAGTACTAGTCAAAAGTGGCTCACCTAATTCTTTCAATAACATTTGACATACTGCATTACTAGGTACACGTAAACCAATGGTTTTCTTTTTTGCATGCATCAAACGACGAGGTACCTCACTTGTTGCAGGTAAGATATATGTGGTAACAGCAGGCGTATTGGCTTTCAGAAGGCGATACATCGCATTGTCGACTTTGGCATAAGTGGCAATGTCAGATAAATCTGCACAGATAATGGCATATTGATGCTTTGGACCTAAGCCACGAATTTGTGCAATACGTTCCATGGCATTTTTATTCCCAATCTGACAGCCAATCGCATAAGCCGCATCGGTTGGATAGACCACCACATCTCCTGCACGAATGCGTTCTACCGCTTGGCTAATTAAACGTGGCTGAGGATTGTCAGGATGAACTCTCAAATGCAGCATATTTTTTCTCCTGAATATTTTTCATTCATTATCACTTGCTTAAAAGCTCAGTTGCAATGTCACTATGTTGATTTATGTAAATTAATCAAGCATTTCACGTTGAAACTCGTGACTTTGTAATGTTTTGCCACCTCGTGTGCAAGAGCAGATACATTCTATAAATCGTTTTGCATCTCGTGGCAGTACGGTTTCTCCTGAAAAATAACACTGCACTTGGGCGAAAACACGGTCTTTAAATGTTGCGCCATCGCCACCTTCACCGGTGAGATTGTCTAAAGACACACGAAATTTTCGTCCAAAAGCTTGAGCAAATAACCATTCAATCGCTTGTGGCTTCACTTCGACTTGTTCAAATAGTGCTTGTTGTTCAGCAGTACGACCATCAGGCGCATACCAATAACCTAAGTCGGGTAATAAGCGGCGCTGTTCGCCTGCAATCGTCCAATGGCTAATTTCATGTAGCGCACTATTAAAATAACCATGGGCAAATTGGATGCGAGCAGGGTGGTCTGCCGTCGCAGGAAAATACTCAGGTTCAAAGTCTCCACGAACAAGTTGTACATTTAAGTGGGAAAACCAAAGATTAAAGTGTAAGATAAGCCAATCGACCTGTTGAACTTCAGTTTGTAAATCACACCATTGTAAACGTTGCACAAGGCTTGATTTTTTAGAAGAAATTGAAGTTAAATCAGTGTTTAACTGTAATGAAGTGGTGACTTCAGGTTGCGGCTGCAACTGATGCATAACTTAAATTACCCAAATGATCTGTCTAAATAAGTACAAAATTGTATCTTAATCTTTGACAGAGTACCGATGAATTTGTAGAATTGCCGCCTTAATTATGTCAGCAAAAACCTTTCCGGCACAGATTGAGCCGTTTAAATGGGCTGAACAGGGCTTTACATGGTCAGGTACACTGCCATTGTCTCGCTGTGTTCGTATTGCTCGTGAAGCTGTTGGATCAATTGATAATCAATTGGTCAATATAGACTGTACACTATCAATGGATGCCTATCATCGCATCGTATGGTTAGATGGACATGCTGAAACAAAAGTTCCAATGGAATGCCAACGTTGTTTGGAGCCTGTTGAAATTGAACTTGTTTCAGATTTTCATATAGCCTTGATCGATGATGAGTCACTGATAGAGCGCTTGGATGAGGATGCTGATTACATCGTCTTAGGCGAAAGTGAAGCCACAAAACAGGGTGATTATGCAAGTAATACTCCTGCGACTGCGGATTTACTTTCTCTAATAGAAGATGAATTGATAACGTTGATGCCAATGTCTCCTAAGCATAATGCTTGTGAACATAAACATCAGCCAGTCGATCAGGACGCTGTTGAAGAAAAACGGGATAATCCGTTTGATGTTTTAGCAGGTTTAAAGGGTAAACTTAACTAATTTTTGTGTTATAATGTTTAGTTAAGACAACCGAATTGTTCTGATCCATTTTTTCGATCTTTGTAAGGAGCCATCATGGCCGTTCAGCAAAACCGTAAAAGTCGCTCTCGCCGTGACATGCGCCGTTCACATGACGCTTTAACCGAGAATGCATTAACTGTAGACCAAACTACAGGTGAAACTCATCGTCGTCACCACGTGACTAAAGATGGTTTCTACCGTGGTCGTCAATTATTCGCTAAAGCAGCTGATGCTGAATAATTGTTGATGCATTAAGCGAAAGCTTAGTGAAAAAAATTGGGAGCATTTCGCTCCCTTTTTTTTGTCTTGAATTTTTGTTGTATTTAGCAATTAATTTTTTATTTTTTTAGTGTTAAATTGCCGCATCGGAAACGAGCTAGGTATGAAGAAAGGACTTTTATATGTCTACTAAACAACTGGAGCAAGCAGCTCAAGCAACGAAAACTGCATTTTTGTTTCCTGGTCAAGGCTCACAAAAAGTAGGCATGCTTGCTGAACTTGCAGAACAGTTTACTGTAGTGACAGAAACATTTGCAGAAGCTTCAGAGGCTGTTGGTTTTGACTTATGGAATATTGCCCAAAGCGGTGAAGGTTTAAATCAAACAGAAAATACTCAGCCTGTTTTGTTAACAGCAAGTATTGCGATGTGGCGTGTATGGTTAGATTTGGGTGGTGTTGCACCTAAATACCTTGCAGGGCATTCACTCGGAGAATACAGCGCATTGGTGGCAGGAAATGCAATTTCATTGGTCGATGCTGTGAAATTGGTGCATTTACGTGGTCAATTGATGCAATCTGCTGTACCACAAGGTGCAGGTGCAATGGCTGCGATTTTGGGGCTAGAAGATGCCCAAGTGGTCGCATTGTGTCAAGCTGCTTCACAAGCAGCTGAAGGCTCAGTCGAAGCTGCAAACTACAATGCAAATGGTCAGGTGGTCATCGCAGGGTCTGCGGCATTGGTGCAAGACGTTATGGCACAAGCCAAAGAGCAATCAGGTAAAGCAATTGCACTTCCTGTATCCGTTCCTTCGCATTGTTCATTGATGAAGCCTGCGGCAGAGCAGTTCGCACAAGCTTTGGAACAAACTGCCATTGAGCTACCAACTATTCCTGTAATACAAAATGTCAACGCAGCGATTGCAAGTGATGTGACGGCTTTACGCCAAGCATTGACGGCACAATTGTATCAGTCTGTACAGTGGACGAACACCATGCAATATCTGCAAGACCAAGGTATTCAATATGTTGTTGAATGTGGTCCAGGTAATGTCTTAGCGAATCTTGCAAAACGTTTGCCGAACATTGAAAAAGCATTTCCAATTGACACGCAAAGTCGTATGGAAGATGCGCTGAATGCCATTTTAGTGGCAGAAGGAAAAATTGCATGACACAAGAACGCAAAGTCGCATTAGTGACAGGCGCAAGTAGAGGGATTGGCGCAGCCATTGCTCAGCAACTTATCTTAGACGGTTATTTTGTAGTAGGTACGGCGACTTCTGAAGCAGGCGCGACACAATTAACAGCAACATTTGCAGAAAATGGTGTAGGTGCGGTTTTAGATGTGCGCGATGGTGATGCTATTGATGCATTGGTATCAGATATTGAACAAAAATATGGTTCAGTGATGGTATTGGTGAATAATGCAGGGATTACTAAAGATAATTTGTTACTGCGTATGTCGGAAGCAGATTGGGATGATATTTTAAATATTCATTTAAAAGCGGTTTTCCGTTTGTCTAAACGTGTGCTGAAAGGCATGACTAAAGCGCGTTTTGGTCGCATTATTAATATCAGTTCTGTGGTTGCACACTTTGCAAATCCGGGGCAGGCAAACTATTCTGCTGCTAAAGCAGGTATTGAAGCATTTAGCCGTAGCCTTGCAAAAGAGATGGGTAGCCGTCAAATCACTGTAAATTGCATTGCACCAGGCTTTATTGCAACAGAAATGACTGAGCAGTTGAGTGAAGACATTCGCAAAAAAATGAGTGATCAAGTAGCGTTAAATCGTTTTGGTGAGCCACAAGACATCGCAAATGCGGTCAGTTTTTTGGCTTCGGAACGTGCAAGTTACATCACAGGTACAGTATTACACGTAAATGGTGGTTTATACATGGCTTAATGTCATGTATTAACTTTGAAAAAATTCAATATTCAATTAAACTATAGGCAATTAAACGCCGCCACAAGCAATGAGGAGAATTCCTGTGAGCGATATCGAACAACGCATTAAACAAGCTGTTGCAGAACAATTAGGTATGAAAGCTGAAGAGATCAAAAACGAAGCATCTTTCATGGATGACTTAGGTGCTGACTCTTTAGACTTAGTTGAGCTTGTAATGTCTTTCGAAAATGACTTCGACATCACGATTCCTGATGAAGATTCAAATGAAATCACAACTGTTCAATCAGCTATTGACTATGTAACTAAAAAACTTGGTTAATCTGTTGAATGCTTGATGAGTCATCATCAGCGATTAAGCCACCATTACGGTGGCTTTTTTATTTATAAATCAAAAACATTGTTTACATATCGTTACGTTTCTGTCACCAATGACAACCGATTTCAGTATATTTTTTAGTTATAAAAATGGAGTACAAATTTTTATAATCCTTGATTAAATAAAACTTAAATTTATACGGAGAAACATAATGGGTCTTTTTGATTTTGTAAAAGGTATCGGTAAAAAAAATACAGCACCTGCTGAACCACAGGCAGCACCAACAACTCCTGCTGAACCATCTGCACAAGAAATTGCAAATAAATTATTGGGTCATATCAAAGCATTAGGCTTGCCTGTAGCAGGTTTATCTGTGACTTATAATGGTGCTTCAGATTTGGCAACCGTAAAAGGGCAAGTGCAAACTCAGGCAGACAAAGAAAAGATTATTTTGGCTGTTGGAAACATCGACCATGTTGCACAGGTAGATGATCAGTTGACCGTAGCGACCCCAGAACCGGAAAGCAAGTTTTATACAGTTAAATCTGGTGATAACTTATCTAAAATTTCGAAAGAATTTTATGGTGATGCGAATCAGTACAACAAAATTTTTGAAGCTAATCGTCCATTGTTAAAAAATGCGGATGATATTTTTCCAGGTCAAGTATTACGTATTCCTGCATAATATTTGAGTAAAAGAAAAGGCGCTAGAAAGCGCCTTTTTTATTGATGAGAATACGGAGGCACAAGCTTACCAGCTTAACGCACCACCAGTCTGATAGTCTGTTACACGTGTTTCGAAGAAATTCTTCTCTTTACGTAAGTCCATCATTTCAGACATCCATTGGAATGGGTTATTCACACCAGTGAATTGTTCAGGTAAGCCTAATTGAGCTAAACGACGGTTTGCAATGAATTTTAAATATTCTTCCATCATTGCCGCATTCATGCCTAATACACCGCGTGGCATGGTGTCACGTGCGTATTCAATCTCAAGCATCGTACCTTCAAGAATCATTTGAATAATTTCTTCTTGGAACTCAGCTGTCCATAAGTGTGGATTTTCGATCTTGATTTGGTTGATCATGTCGATCCCAAAATTCAAGTGCATAGACTCATCACGTAAGATGTATTGGAATTGCTCAGCAACACCATTCATCTTGTTACGACGACCCATCGACAAGATTTGGC
The DNA window shown above is from Acinetobacter piscicola and carries:
- a CDS encoding L-threonylcarbamoyladenylate synthase, whose translation is MLHLRVHPDNPQPRLISQAVERIRAGDVVVYPTDAAYAIGCQIGNKNAMERIAQIRGLGPKHQYAIICADLSDIATYAKVDNAMYRLLKANTPAVTTYILPATSEVPRRLMHAKKKTIGLRVPSNAVCQMLLKELGEPLLTSTLILPNQDQPLDDPFDIEQQLEKRIDVFIDSGLGTLTTTSIVDLSGANPEIIRRGVGDVSAFE
- a CDS encoding nucleoside deaminase — its product is MNDMDFLNQAVQLAKANIEQGGRPFGAVIVKNDVVVSTGVNQILTTGDPTSHAELNALRQAAQNLKSISLKDCVVYASGQPCPMCLAALRMAGIEKVVYAYSNTDAEPFGLSTAKIAEILRDAPHEQQGLSYTQRQVNLPFHLYQLWQDAQN
- a CDS encoding GNAT family N-acetyltransferase translates to MLTYQKYQINEFGQKIGKTVVREKPKKIQEDILVGNYVRLFPIHNDILQTSAFSALWKAIESEPDHACWTYLPYSRFSFQVQLEQALKKNFGFTEARHFLIEVDGKILGWIALMNERSEHAVIEIGNVYFSHQMKRSAAATETIYLLLKACFEQGFRRVEWKCDDLNEPSRQAALRFGFQFEGIFRQDRISKGNNRNTAWFSMLDEEWQSIQKAYENWLNPENFDAKGQQKKRLQTRE
- the rpmF gene encoding 50S ribosomal protein L32, with amino-acid sequence MAVQQNRKSRSRRDMRRSHDALTENALTVDQTTGETHRRHHVTKDGFYRGRQLFAKAADAE
- a CDS encoding elongation factor P hydroxylase, with translation MHQLQPQPEVTTSLQLNTDLTSISSKKSSLVQRLQWCDLQTEVQQVDWLILHFNLWFSHLNVQLVRGDFEPEYFPATADHPARIQFAHGYFNSALHEISHWTIAGEQRRLLPDLGYWYAPDGRTAEQQALFEQVEVKPQAIEWLFAQAFGRKFRVSLDNLTGEGGDGATFKDRVFAQVQCYFSGETVLPRDAKRFIECICSCTRGGKTLQSHEFQREMLD
- a CDS encoding YceD family protein, whose translation is MSAKTFPAQIEPFKWAEQGFTWSGTLPLSRCVRIAREAVGSIDNQLVNIDCTLSMDAYHRIVWLDGHAETKVPMECQRCLEPVEIELVSDFHIALIDDESLIERLDEDADYIVLGESEATKQGDYASNTPATADLLSLIEDELITLMPMSPKHNACEHKHQPVDQDAVEEKRDNPFDVLAGLKGKLN
- the scpB gene encoding SMC-Scp complex subunit ScpB; its protein translation is MTIDQNNVFNVDELHHEVLMQIEAIIFASDAPVSIARLKEAFQNQYSKQQLQNYLQQLSVLQHGRSIELVEVAQGFRFQVRAKYRNIISQVWPERPTKLSPSLLETISVIAYHQPVTRADIEQIRGVTNNSQLLRTLFEWNWIKESGFRELPGRPALLVTTPQFLNAFGLASLDQLPPLQDAKEAFMALDAQAPKS
- the lysM gene encoding peptidoglycan-binding protein LysM codes for the protein MGLFDFVKGIGKKNTAPAEPQAAPTTPAEPSAQEIANKLLGHIKALGLPVAGLSVTYNGASDLATVKGQVQTQADKEKIILAVGNIDHVAQVDDQLTVATPEPESKFYTVKSGDNLSKISKEFYGDANQYNKIFEANRPLLKNADDIFPGQVLRIPA
- the acpP gene encoding acyl carrier protein translates to MSDIEQRIKQAVAEQLGMKAEEIKNEASFMDDLGADSLDLVELVMSFENDFDITIPDEDSNEITTVQSAIDYVTKKLG
- the fabG gene encoding 3-oxoacyl-ACP reductase FabG codes for the protein MTQERKVALVTGASRGIGAAIAQQLILDGYFVVGTATSEAGATQLTATFAENGVGAVLDVRDGDAIDALVSDIEQKYGSVMVLVNNAGITKDNLLLRMSEADWDDILNIHLKAVFRLSKRVLKGMTKARFGRIINISSVVAHFANPGQANYSAAKAGIEAFSRSLAKEMGSRQITVNCIAPGFIATEMTEQLSEDIRKKMSDQVALNRFGEPQDIANAVSFLASERASYITGTVLHVNGGLYMA
- the rluB gene encoding 23S rRNA pseudouridine(2605) synthase RluB; this encodes MSEKLQKVLARVGLGSRRYMEEVIAAGRVSVNGQVAQVGERIEPTDELRIDGRKVQFQIEDEIRRRVLIYYKPEGEICSRNDPESRPTVFEHLPPIANDRWVMVGRLDINSTGLLLFTNDGELANRLMHPSNEIEREYAVRVMGEVTPELRKNMLNGVVLDDGPAKFESFTEIGGEGINRWYQVVVKEGRNREVRRIFESQGLKVSRLLRTRYGTVILPRELRTGRWVELDKQDIDNLAKIVELKPRQGTGLFGMAKRRNERMQDKPMAARRGGYLRQQRRDSDDEQGHNNHHRQDNRQDRAGYGNRDRNDFRSERPAPARFEGNRDRNSNNFNSQNRDENKFSQRKPFGLKKGFNKP
- the fabD gene encoding ACP S-malonyltransferase, producing MSTKQLEQAAQATKTAFLFPGQGSQKVGMLAELAEQFTVVTETFAEASEAVGFDLWNIAQSGEGLNQTENTQPVLLTASIAMWRVWLDLGGVAPKYLAGHSLGEYSALVAGNAISLVDAVKLVHLRGQLMQSAVPQGAGAMAAILGLEDAQVVALCQAASQAAEGSVEAANYNANGQVVIAGSAALVQDVMAQAKEQSGKAIALPVSVPSHCSLMKPAAEQFAQALEQTAIELPTIPVIQNVNAAIASDVTALRQALTAQLYQSVQWTNTMQYLQDQGIQYVVECGPGNVLANLAKRLPNIEKAFPIDTQSRMEDALNAILVAEGKIA
- a CDS encoding segregation and condensation protein A, producing the protein MTQSVHNSMESIPQIRVLDEWQDSIPEDLYIPPAAFEILLDHFEGPLDFLIYLIQKNGFDLLQLDIAPIASQYLSYMDSMKSLNIELTADYMVMAALLADLKSRLLLPKPKSVTLEKDPKQALIDRLETYLRIKQAAERLGQMPVFERDIFPTHVSLGQTATVYEGYTAEMLRDALYCIFNRPEPVIHKIEHEPVLLGERIAYIENMITSGQVLSFESLLLPTQGRMGMVVTFMAVLELTRQQKIQIISTGLDAPLAIQGAAA